One window of the Prochlorococcus marinus XMU1411 genome contains the following:
- a CDS encoding ABC transporter permease, whose product MELQQYNLFFLYQETFALTKRLFIQLKRRPSTLLAGILQPIIWLFLFGALFSKAPEGFLPGVDSYGNFLGAGLIVFTAFSGALNSGLPLMFDREFGFLNRLLVAPLTSRLSIVLSSFIYITILSFVQSIVIMVVSYILGYGWPNLYGLGIVFTTLILLVLFVTSISLCLAFVLPGHIELIALIFVINLPLLFASTALAPISFMPNWLGWLASLNPLTFAIEPIRTAYTETMNLELVALHAPYGDLTCKSCISILFSLTVFSLIIIRPLLNRKLN is encoded by the coding sequence ATGGAATTACAACAGTATAATTTATTTTTTTTATATCAAGAAACATTCGCCTTAACAAAGAGGTTATTTATTCAATTAAAAAGAAGACCATCAACTCTTTTAGCAGGAATATTACAACCCATAATTTGGCTTTTTTTATTTGGGGCTCTATTCTCTAAAGCTCCTGAAGGTTTTTTACCAGGAGTTGATTCTTATGGGAACTTTTTAGGGGCGGGACTTATTGTTTTTACTGCTTTTAGTGGAGCCTTAAACTCTGGTCTTCCTTTAATGTTTGATAGAGAGTTTGGATTTCTTAATAGATTACTTGTGGCTCCTTTAACTAGCAGATTATCCATAGTTTTATCTTCTTTTATTTATATAACAATCCTAAGCTTTGTTCAGAGTATTGTAATTATGGTTGTTTCATACATTTTAGGTTATGGATGGCCTAACTTATATGGTTTAGGAATTGTTTTTACAACACTAATTCTATTGGTTCTTTTTGTGACATCAATAAGTTTATGTTTAGCGTTTGTCTTGCCCGGACATATTGAATTAATCGCTCTTATATTTGTGATAAACTTACCTCTTCTTTTCGCAAGCACTGCTCTAGCTCCAATCTCTTTCATGCCAAATTGGCTTGGTTGGTTAGCCTCATTAAATCCATTAACTTTTGCGATTGAACCAATTAGGACTGCTTATACAGAAACTATGAATTTAGAATTAGTAGCGTTACATGCCCCATATGGTGATTTAACTTGTAAGAGTTGTATATCAATTTTATTTTCATTAACAGTTTTTTCCTTGATTATCATAAGGCCACTGTTAAATAGAAAGTTAAATTAA
- a CDS encoding cytochrome c oxidase subunit 3, with translation MTTLDSSKEIQKNKSEVNETHEDFRMFGLITFLIADGMTFAGFFAAYLTYKAVNPLPDGAIYELELPIPTLNTILLLVSSATFHKAGKALLKDKKSDSQKWLFFTAFLGIIFLICQLFEYFHLPFGLTDNLFASTFYALTGFHGLHVTLGTLMILIIAWQSRINGGRLTSQNMFPLEAVELYWHFVDGIWVILFIILYLL, from the coding sequence ATGACAACTCTAGATAGCTCAAAAGAAATTCAAAAAAATAAATCTGAAGTTAATGAAACACATGAAGACTTCAGAATGTTTGGGCTTATAACTTTCCTAATTGCGGACGGGATGACTTTTGCTGGATTCTTTGCTGCTTATTTAACTTATAAAGCAGTAAATCCATTACCTGATGGTGCTATTTATGAATTAGAACTACCAATACCTACACTCAATACAATTTTGTTACTTGTTAGTAGTGCAACTTTCCATAAAGCAGGCAAAGCACTATTAAAAGATAAAAAATCTGATTCCCAAAAATGGTTATTTTTTACTGCTTTTCTTGGAATTATATTTTTAATATGTCAATTATTTGAATATTTTCATTTACCTTTTGGATTAACCGATAATTTATTTGCAAGTACTTTTTATGCTCTTACTGGTTTTCATGGATTACATGTCACTTTAGGCACTCTAATGATTTTAATTATTGCTTGGCAATCTAGAATCAATGGCGGAAGATTAACTAGTCAAAATATGTTCCCATTGGAAGCTGTTGAATTGTACTGGCATTTTGTAGATGGAATATGGGTTATTTTATTTATTATCTTGTATCTTTTATAA
- the ctaD gene encoding cytochrome c oxidase subunit I, whose amino-acid sequence MTISIDPQKTNNESLQPKGWLRYFSFSLDHKVIGIQYLVCGFLFYLIGGTLASAIRIELASPMSDFMPRDVYNQVLTLHGTIMIFLWIVPVVNGAFGNYLIPFYVGARDMAFPRLNAVAFWLIPPSGLMLVASYFVEGAAQAGWTAYPPLSITTPQSGQIIWILSVLLLGGSSIFGGINFIATIIKLRRPGLKLMQLPMYCWAMLGTSLLVVLSTPVLAGTLILLSFDIIAKTGFFNPVLGGNVVVYQHLFWFYSHPAVYIMVLPAFGLVSEILPVHARKPLFGYTTMVFSIMGIVVLGLVVWAHHMFTSGTPPWMRLFFTIATAFIAVPTGIKFFNWVATLWGGKISINSAMLFSCGFIINFVFGGITGVALAQVPFDIHVHDTYFVVAHFHYIVYGGTVFIIFSSIYHWFPKVTGKMFNEKLGILHFIITFIGFNLCFAPQHWLGLNGMPRRVAEYDPQFQFVNQISSLGALLMAISTIPFLINVFLSVRNGKDAGDNPWNALTPEWLTSSPPPVENWEGEAPLVEEPYGYGKEISKQK is encoded by the coding sequence ATGACAATATCAATTGATCCACAAAAAACTAATAATGAAAGTCTTCAACCTAAAGGCTGGCTAAGATACTTTAGTTTTAGCCTTGATCATAAAGTAATTGGAATACAATACTTAGTTTGCGGTTTTCTTTTCTACTTAATAGGCGGAACCTTAGCGAGCGCTATAAGAATTGAACTAGCCAGTCCAATGTCTGATTTTATGCCAAGAGATGTTTATAACCAAGTCTTAACTTTGCACGGAACAATAATGATATTCCTTTGGATAGTGCCTGTAGTTAACGGTGCTTTTGGAAATTACTTAATTCCATTTTATGTAGGAGCTAGAGATATGGCATTCCCAAGATTAAATGCCGTAGCTTTTTGGTTAATTCCTCCTTCAGGTTTGATGCTGGTAGCAAGCTATTTTGTTGAGGGTGCTGCTCAGGCTGGATGGACGGCTTATCCACCTTTGAGCATAACTACTCCTCAATCGGGACAAATTATTTGGATTCTGAGCGTTCTTTTACTTGGAGGCAGTTCTATATTTGGTGGAATAAACTTTATCGCGACCATTATCAAATTAAGAAGGCCAGGATTAAAACTTATGCAATTGCCAATGTATTGTTGGGCAATGCTTGGGACAAGTCTATTAGTTGTTTTGTCAACTCCTGTTTTAGCAGGCACTTTGATTCTACTTAGCTTCGATATCATCGCTAAAACAGGTTTTTTCAATCCTGTTTTAGGTGGCAATGTCGTCGTATATCAGCATTTATTTTGGTTTTATTCTCATCCCGCTGTATACATTATGGTCCTTCCTGCCTTTGGTTTAGTTAGTGAAATACTTCCTGTACATGCTAGAAAACCACTTTTTGGATATACAACAATGGTTTTTTCAATAATGGGGATTGTAGTTTTAGGTTTAGTTGTTTGGGCGCATCACATGTTTACGAGTGGAACACCTCCTTGGATGAGATTGTTCTTTACTATTGCCACAGCATTTATTGCTGTTCCAACAGGTATAAAATTTTTCAATTGGGTTGCAACATTATGGGGAGGTAAAATTTCCATTAATAGTGCAATGTTATTCTCTTGCGGATTTATTATAAATTTTGTTTTTGGAGGTATCACAGGTGTTGCTTTGGCACAGGTACCTTTCGATATTCACGTACATGATACCTATTTCGTTGTGGCCCATTTTCATTACATAGTTTATGGAGGGACTGTTTTTATTATTTTCTCGTCAATTTATCATTGGTTCCCCAAAGTGACTGGAAAAATGTTCAATGAAAAATTAGGAATTTTACATTTTATCATTACCTTTATTGGATTTAACTTGTGCTTTGCTCCTCAGCATTGGCTTGGTTTAAATGGAATGCCAAGAAGAGTTGCAGAATATGATCCTCAATTCCAGTTCGTTAATCAAATTAGTAGCCTTGGGGCTCTTTTGATGGCTATAAGTACAATTCCTTTTTTAATTAATGTATTCCTTAGTGTGAGAAATGGGAAAGATGCTGGAGATAACCCTTGGAATGCTCTTACACCTGAATGGTTAACATCTTCTCCACCTCCAGTTGAAAATTGGGAAGGAGAAGCTCCATTAGTTGAAGAACCTTATGGTTATGGTAAAGAAATTTCTAAACAAAAATAA
- the coxB gene encoding cytochrome c oxidase subunit II → MLNKNIYLILTISLVFAISFWIGFNVNLLPAEASINAPIYDELFKILFIIGLIIFIGMTIAVIYSLFKFRKKSDQIGDGIALEGNLSLEIVWTIIPSIIVLLIGLYSYNIYDRMGGMKELNHNHEMMSSNTEKIWAGISQTSDNEIAINNLSIEVSAMQFAFLFNYPKGNFISGELHVPVDQKVSMKMESKDVIHAFWVPEFRIKQDIIPGQPTILNFTPTKVGKYPIICAELCGPYHGGMRASIIVEEESDYKEWFNKNKKPEVNL, encoded by the coding sequence TTGTTAAATAAAAACATTTATTTAATACTTACTATTTCCCTCGTTTTTGCTATATCTTTTTGGATTGGTTTTAATGTAAATTTGCTCCCAGCGGAAGCAAGTATTAATGCACCAATTTACGATGAACTTTTTAAAATTCTTTTCATCATTGGATTAATAATTTTTATAGGAATGACCATAGCAGTTATTTATAGCTTATTTAAGTTTAGGAAAAAAAGTGATCAGATAGGCGATGGAATAGCTTTAGAGGGGAATTTAAGCTTAGAAATTGTATGGACAATTATTCCTTCAATAATTGTTTTATTAATAGGTTTATATAGCTACAACATCTACGATCGAATGGGAGGGATGAAAGAACTAAATCATAACCATGAGATGATGAGTTCTAACACTGAAAAAATATGGGCTGGAATAAGTCAAACTTCTGATAATGAAATAGCAATAAATAATTTATCAATTGAAGTTTCAGCTATGCAATTTGCATTTCTATTCAATTATCCCAAGGGCAATTTCATATCAGGAGAACTACACGTTCCTGTTGATCAAAAAGTATCAATGAAGATGGAATCCAAAGATGTGATTCATGCTTTTTGGGTACCAGAGTTCAGAATTAAACAGGATATTATTCCTGGACAACCCACTATTCTAAATTTCACTCCTACAAAAGTAGGCAAATATCCGATAATTTGCGCAGAATTATGTGGCCCATATCATGGAGGTATGAGAGCCTCCATAATCGTTGAAGAAGAATCTGATTACAAAGAATGGTTTAACAAAAATAAAAAACCAGAGGTGAATTTATGA
- the fabG gene encoding 3-oxoacyl-[acyl-carrier-protein] reductase, translating into MSNTDSLSGKVALITGASRGIGKEIALELSRLGAEVFINYSSSDEKAEEVVSSIKNSGGKAHKLKFDVSKEDSVSSAFEEIIKINGTIDILINNAGITRDGLLMRMKSEQWDDVLNTNLKGVFLCTKYASKFMMKKRSGSIVNISSVVGLIGNPGQANYSAAKAGVIGFTKTCAKEFASRGINVNAIAPGFIETEMTEKLNTEDILKVIPLRKLGSCSQIANLVSFLVSSNAGSYITGQTISIDGGMSI; encoded by the coding sequence ATGTCAAATACAGATTCATTATCAGGCAAAGTCGCTTTAATCACTGGAGCTAGCAGAGGAATTGGTAAAGAAATTGCTTTAGAACTAAGCCGCTTAGGAGCAGAAGTTTTTATTAATTACTCTTCATCAGATGAAAAAGCTGAAGAAGTAGTAAGTTCAATAAAAAATTCAGGAGGTAAAGCTCATAAATTAAAATTTGATGTTTCAAAAGAGGATTCTGTGAGTTCAGCTTTTGAAGAAATTATAAAAATCAATGGCACCATTGATATCCTCATTAACAATGCTGGTATTACTAGAGACGGACTATTGATGAGAATGAAATCGGAACAATGGGATGACGTATTAAATACAAACTTAAAAGGAGTTTTTCTTTGTACAAAATATGCTTCAAAATTTATGATGAAAAAAAGAAGTGGTAGCATCGTAAATATTTCATCTGTTGTTGGATTAATTGGTAATCCCGGCCAAGCAAATTATTCTGCAGCCAAAGCTGGAGTTATTGGATTCACCAAAACTTGCGCTAAAGAATTTGCTTCAAGAGGTATAAACGTAAATGCAATAGCTCCAGGCTTTATAGAAACAGAGATGACTGAAAAACTTAATACTGAAGATATTCTTAAAGTTATTCCTTTACGGAAATTAGGAAGTTGTTCTCAAATTGCAAACTTAGTATCCTTTTTAGTTTCAAGTAACGCTGGAAGTTACATTACAGGACAAACAATTAGTATAGATGGGGGTATGAGTATTTAA
- a CDS encoding COX15/CtaA family protein, protein MINNQLYKSKYLTIFKTLGSHSVLALIALIVIGGATRVMEAGLACPDWPLCYGSFLPFNHMNLRVFLEWFHRLDAFLVGILILFKFALSIIWKNEIPNWLPKTYSLLLFLVIVQGSFGALTVINLLDSYTVTGHLLIAFLLLITTISINQNLENDDIEEPLIWWRLLLFFPLLLTLIQSFIGVRLSSTWSAHICLSFNKQCLILNTHKLFAFPIAFSILLIIAIAIYKRNLLNENWKYLSALILLLFSQIGLGVLSLKTNLNEPIFIIGHQLNASLFIAILTTLIFRNPFPKKDLDHSLNSQMVGINS, encoded by the coding sequence TTGATCAATAACCAATTATATAAATCAAAATATCTGACAATTTTTAAAACTTTGGGGAGTCATAGTGTACTTGCACTTATCGCACTAATAGTAATTGGAGGTGCTACGAGAGTTATGGAGGCGGGACTTGCCTGTCCAGATTGGCCATTATGTTATGGATCCTTTTTGCCTTTTAATCATATGAACCTAAGAGTATTTCTTGAGTGGTTTCATCGTTTAGATGCTTTTCTGGTTGGAATATTAATTCTTTTTAAATTTGCACTTTCAATAATTTGGAAAAATGAAATTCCAAATTGGTTACCTAAAACTTATTCATTATTACTTTTTCTCGTTATTGTCCAAGGATCTTTTGGAGCCTTAACTGTAATAAACCTGCTTGATTCATATACTGTTACTGGCCATCTTTTAATAGCTTTTCTACTTCTAATCACAACAATTTCAATAAATCAAAATTTAGAAAATGACGATATAGAAGAGCCATTAATTTGGTGGAGATTATTATTGTTTTTTCCTCTTTTACTTACTCTGATTCAATCTTTTATTGGAGTAAGGCTTTCATCAACTTGGTCAGCACATATTTGCTTATCTTTTAATAAACAATGTCTTATTCTAAATACTCATAAATTATTTGCTTTTCCAATTGCTTTTTCAATTCTATTGATTATTGCTATAGCAATTTATAAGAGAAATTTGCTTAATGAAAATTGGAAATATCTCTCAGCACTTATTCTTCTATTGTTTTCCCAAATTGGTTTGGGTGTTTTAAGTCTTAAAACAAATTTGAATGAACCTATTTTTATTATCGGTCATCAACTTAACGCCTCATTATTTATTGCGATATTAACAACATTAATTTTTAGAAATCCTTTTCCCAAAAAAGACCTAGACCACTCCCTTAATTCTCAAATGGTTGGTATCAATTCATGA
- a CDS encoding heme o synthase: protein MNSSNLENFNYKSPTRDEVVPSRKRLTLPPWLEVAKPRLIPLLLATTLGGMALTDEWPLSSPKLICTLGGGALAAAAAGALNCLWEMELDKRMTRTSKRALPAGKLSSETVFLAAVSCTLAASMLLVSGVNYLAAGLTLLGLFSYVILYTVILKPRTTKNIVFGGVAGAIPPLVGASAATGHVGLSGWWLFGLVMLWTPAHFWALAILLKDDYASVGIPMLPSVKGSVFTAKAISRYGWATVLMSIMGVFALPEGGLLYGIMLLPFNGRLLQLINELKKSPDDLSRAKSLFRWSILYMFGICLLLLISRTQLSVEFEQQSLQIFFSIVSLLSN from the coding sequence ATGAACAGTAGTAACTTAGAAAACTTTAACTATAAATCTCCAACTAGGGATGAAGTTGTGCCTTCAAGAAAAAGATTAACTTTGCCACCTTGGCTTGAGGTGGCAAAACCTAGATTAATCCCACTTTTACTGGCGACAACTTTAGGAGGAATGGCTTTAACAGACGAATGGCCTTTGTCTTCACCAAAGCTTATCTGCACTTTAGGAGGCGGCGCTTTGGCAGCAGCAGCAGCAGGAGCTCTTAATTGCTTGTGGGAAATGGAATTAGATAAAAGGATGACAAGAACTAGCAAAAGAGCCTTGCCAGCAGGAAAATTGTCATCTGAGACTGTATTTTTAGCTGCCGTATCATGTACTTTGGCAGCTTCGATGCTTTTAGTAAGTGGTGTAAATTATTTGGCTGCGGGATTAACTCTTCTTGGTTTATTTAGCTATGTAATTTTATATACAGTTATTTTGAAACCTCGTACAACCAAAAATATTGTTTTCGGAGGAGTTGCTGGCGCGATACCACCTTTAGTTGGTGCATCGGCCGCCACAGGGCATGTAGGTCTTAGTGGTTGGTGGTTGTTTGGTTTAGTTATGTTATGGACTCCAGCTCATTTTTGGGCACTTGCAATTTTATTGAAGGACGATTACGCATCTGTTGGTATTCCTATGCTCCCTTCTGTTAAGGGATCTGTTTTTACTGCTAAAGCAATTTCTCGTTATGGATGGGCAACAGTTTTAATGAGTATTATGGGGGTTTTTGCTTTACCTGAAGGGGGTCTCTTATACGGAATTATGTTATTGCCATTTAATGGAAGACTTTTGCAATTAATAAATGAATTAAAGAAATCTCCTGATGATCTTTCAAGAGCAAAGTCTCTTTTTAGGTGGTCTATTCTATATATGTTTGGTATTTGTCTTTTGTTATTAATTTCCAGAACCCAGCTATCCGTAGAATTTGAGCAGCAATCACTTCAAATATTTTTCTCTATAGTGTCTCTTCTTAGTAATTAA
- a CDS encoding ABC transporter ATP-binding protein encodes MNYIKVKGLSKSYSDIKALKNLSMEIEAGTLFGILGPNGAGKSTLIKILATLIEPDSGEVFINNINLIKNSRNIRELIGYVAQDIALDKILTGRELLDFQSDLYHINKNKKFERIKKLIDQLEMNDWIDRKCGTYSGGMKRRIDLAAGLLHLPKVLILDEPTVGLDIESRNIIWQLLKDLRNNGMTIILSSHYLDEIDKLADRLVIIDDGRVIAQGTPAELKNKLGGDRVTLKVREFSNQEEAKNICQILSSIDGISQIIINEAQGFSINFVADKEKDLLTKLKVELAFSKFEIFSLTQSQPSLDDVYLQATGKTLLDAEISMAGKRDLKKESKQSMR; translated from the coding sequence ATGAATTATATAAAAGTTAAAGGGCTCTCAAAATCTTATTCAGATATCAAGGCATTAAAAAATTTATCGATGGAAATTGAAGCCGGCACATTATTCGGAATACTAGGTCCAAATGGTGCTGGCAAATCAACACTAATAAAAATACTCGCTACTTTAATAGAGCCTGATAGTGGAGAAGTTTTTATTAATAATATTAATCTGATAAAAAATTCAAGGAACATTAGAGAATTAATTGGTTATGTTGCCCAGGATATTGCACTTGATAAAATATTAACTGGACGAGAGCTTTTGGATTTTCAATCAGATTTATATCACATCAACAAAAACAAAAAATTTGAAAGGATAAAGAAATTAATAGATCAATTAGAAATGAATGATTGGATTGATCGTAAGTGTGGAACTTATTCAGGGGGAATGAAAAGAAGAATAGATCTTGCAGCTGGACTTTTACATTTGCCGAAAGTATTAATATTGGATGAACCTACAGTTGGTTTAGATATTGAAAGCAGAAATATTATATGGCAACTTTTGAAAGATTTGAGAAATAATGGAATGACTATTATTTTAAGCAGTCACTATCTTGATGAAATAGATAAATTGGCAGACAGATTAGTGATAATTGATGATGGAAGAGTCATAGCACAAGGGACTCCTGCAGAGCTCAAAAATAAATTAGGAGGTGATAGAGTAACTTTGAAAGTAAGAGAATTTAGTAATCAGGAAGAAGCAAAAAATATATGTCAAATTTTATCTTCAATAGATGGAATTAGTCAGATTATCATAAATGAAGCTCAAGGTTTCTCGATAAATTTTGTGGCAGATAAGGAAAAAGATTTACTTACGAAACTCAAAGTGGAATTGGCCTTCTCAAAGTTTGAAATTTTTTCTCTAACCCAAAGTCAACCAAGCTTAGATGATGTATATCTTCAGGCAACTGGGAAAACATTATTGGATGCCGAAATTTCTATGGCAGGGAAAAGAGACCTTAAAAAAGAATCAAAGCAATCAATGCGATAA
- the groL gene encoding chaperonin GroEL (60 kDa chaperone family; promotes refolding of misfolded polypeptides especially under stressful conditions; forms two stacked rings of heptamers to form a barrel-shaped 14mer; ends can be capped by GroES; misfolded proteins enter the barrel where they are refolded when GroES binds): protein MAKQLSFSNESREELEKGVNFVANAVKVTIGPKAKNVVIERKFGSPDIVRDGSTVAKEIEIENPISNLGAKLIEQVASKTKESAGDGTTTATILAQKMVQEGLKNIASGASPMELKKGMEVGLAFVLEKLSSKSISLSGSDIQKVATVSAGGDEEIGSIISKAMDIVTSDGVITVEESQSLDTELDITEGMSFDRGYSSPYFVTDQERQVCELENPKILITDQKISTLVDLVPILEEIQKSGSPFLILAEDIEGEALTTLVLNKNSGVLNVASVRAPLFGERRKAALEDIAILTGAKLISEDKSMTLDKVSINDLGKAKKITITKDKTTIVAFEDTKDLVKARVEKLKREVEITDSEYDQDKINERIAKLAGGVALIKVGAATETEMKFKKLRIEDSLNATKAAIEEGVVSGGGQTLIEISDNLLNLSQTSSDDLRTGINILKEALLEPTKQIAKNAGFNGDVVVAEIKRLNKGFNANSGKYEDLKDSGILDPTKVIRLALQDSVSIAAMLLTTEVAMADIPEPEAAAPGGPGGDPMGGMGGMGMPGMGGMGMPGMGGMGMPGMGGMGMPGMGGMGMPGMM from the coding sequence ATGGCAAAACAGTTAAGTTTTTCTAATGAATCAAGAGAAGAGCTAGAAAAAGGTGTAAATTTCGTAGCTAATGCAGTAAAGGTTACTATTGGGCCGAAAGCAAAAAACGTAGTAATAGAGAGAAAATTCGGTTCACCAGATATAGTAAGAGATGGATCCACTGTTGCTAAAGAGATTGAGATTGAAAACCCTATTTCTAATTTAGGTGCGAAATTAATAGAACAAGTTGCATCTAAGACAAAAGAGAGTGCTGGTGATGGAACTACAACAGCTACTATTTTGGCTCAAAAGATGGTTCAGGAGGGATTAAAAAATATTGCTTCTGGTGCCAGTCCCATGGAGTTAAAAAAAGGTATGGAGGTAGGCCTAGCTTTTGTTTTAGAAAAATTAAGTTCCAAAAGTATTTCATTAAGTGGTTCTGATATCCAAAAAGTTGCAACAGTTAGTGCTGGAGGGGATGAAGAAATTGGATCTATAATTTCAAAGGCCATGGATATTGTTACCTCTGATGGTGTAATAACTGTTGAAGAATCTCAATCACTAGATACAGAATTAGATATAACAGAAGGAATGTCTTTTGATAGAGGCTATAGTTCTCCATATTTCGTAACAGACCAAGAAAGACAAGTTTGTGAACTTGAAAACCCTAAAATATTAATAACTGATCAAAAAATCTCAACTTTAGTTGATCTGGTTCCCATACTTGAAGAAATTCAGAAATCAGGCTCACCTTTTTTAATTCTTGCTGAAGATATCGAAGGAGAGGCTTTAACCACACTAGTTTTGAATAAGAATAGTGGAGTGTTAAATGTAGCTTCAGTAAGAGCTCCGTTATTTGGTGAAAGAAGAAAAGCTGCCCTTGAGGATATTGCAATACTTACAGGAGCTAAGTTAATTAGTGAAGATAAATCGATGACACTTGATAAAGTATCGATTAATGATTTAGGTAAAGCAAAAAAAATAACTATCACGAAGGACAAAACTACAATAGTTGCCTTCGAAGACACTAAGGATTTAGTTAAAGCGCGAGTAGAAAAATTAAAGAGAGAAGTTGAAATAACAGACTCAGAGTATGATCAGGACAAAATCAATGAAAGGATAGCAAAACTAGCTGGAGGAGTAGCACTTATCAAAGTTGGGGCTGCAACAGAAACAGAGATGAAGTTCAAAAAGTTAAGAATCGAAGATTCCCTTAATGCTACGAAAGCTGCTATTGAGGAGGGTGTAGTTTCTGGAGGTGGACAAACTTTAATTGAAATATCAGATAACCTTTTAAATTTAAGTCAAACATCTTCCGATGATTTAAGAACAGGGATAAATATATTAAAAGAAGCCCTTTTGGAACCTACTAAACAAATAGCAAAAAATGCTGGGTTTAATGGTGATGTAGTTGTCGCTGAAATTAAAAGACTTAACAAAGGCTTCAATGCTAATTCAGGAAAATATGAGGATTTAAAGGATTCAGGAATATTAGATCCAACCAAAGTAATAAGATTAGCTCTTCAAGATTCAGTATCTATTGCAGCTATGCTCCTCACAACAGAAGTTGCGATGGCTGACATTCCAGAGCCTGAAGCCGCAGCCCCAGGAGGACCAGGTGGAGATCCAATGGGAGGCATGGGAGGTATGGGCATGCCAGGTATGGGAGGTATGGGCATGCCAGGTATGGGCGGCATGGGTATGCCAGGTATGGGAGGTATGGGTATGCCAGGTATGGGCGGCATGGGTATGCCAGGTATGATGTAA
- a CDS encoding riboflavin synthase: MFTGIIQSIGKLKQEKNILEIEILDNLFDMAIGDSIAVDGICLTVKEIFQNKFTVDVSEETLKKTTLGVKSNLNQIVNLEPALRVSDRLGGHIVSGHVDGLGTVENIEKLEKSWLLSIKWKNNNFSKYVVNKGSICVNGISLTIAKYEQAGEIFTIAIIPHTWHNTNLNKLNIGDSVNLEADALIKYVEKLLLFNKNSNQDLSSNYISSEWLKENGW, from the coding sequence ATGTTCACAGGAATAATTCAATCAATTGGAAAACTAAAACAAGAAAAAAATATTTTAGAAATTGAAATTCTAGATAATTTATTTGATATGGCAATAGGTGACAGCATAGCTGTTGATGGAATTTGTTTGACAGTTAAAGAGATTTTTCAAAATAAATTTACTGTTGATGTAAGTGAGGAAACATTAAAAAAAACAACTTTAGGAGTCAAGTCGAACCTTAATCAGATTGTTAATTTAGAGCCCGCTCTTAGGGTGTCTGACCGTCTAGGAGGGCATATAGTCAGTGGACATGTTGATGGCCTAGGAACAGTTGAGAATATAGAAAAACTTGAGAAATCCTGGCTTTTATCTATAAAGTGGAAAAATAATAATTTTTCGAAATATGTAGTTAATAAAGGCAGTATTTGTGTAAATGGTATAAGTCTTACAATTGCAAAATATGAGCAGGCAGGAGAAATATTCACTATCGCGATAATTCCTCATACTTGGCATAATACAAATTTAAATAAATTAAATATTGGTGATAGCGTAAATCTTGAGGCAGATGCACTAATTAAATATGTAGAGAAATTACTTTTATTTAATAAAAATAGTAATCAAGATTTATCTTCTAATTATATTTCTTCGGAGTGGCTTAAAGAAAATGGTTGGTAA
- a CDS encoding AbrB family transcriptional regulator — translation MLEGKELLEKAKLLSKKSEDEIAKGCGYVGPSGRILRKSFYRALIEAKGYKIGNGRQGKNGNRASRGRQTEFKTKVHGNGNLLIGHAYTKKLGLEPGQEFKIDLKKESKTIYLIPLN, via the coding sequence ATGCTAGAAGGAAAAGAACTTCTTGAAAAAGCAAAATTATTAAGTAAAAAATCTGAAGATGAGATAGCAAAAGGTTGTGGGTACGTAGGTCCCAGCGGAAGAATATTAAGAAAAAGTTTTTATAGGGCTCTCATCGAAGCTAAGGGTTACAAAATAGGAAATGGTCGTCAGGGGAAGAATGGTAATAGAGCTTCAAGAGGCAGACAGACAGAATTCAAAACTAAAGTTCATGGCAATGGGAACCTATTAATTGGTCATGCTTACACAAAAAAATTAGGTCTTGAACCTGGTCAGGAATTTAAAATCGATCTTAAAAAAGAGTCAAAAACAATTTATCTGATTCCATTAAATTAA